The DNA segment TCGCACTGGTCGAACTCGTCCGAGCGCGCGTGGTAGTTGGGCCCGTACGTGGCCGGCTCCTGGTTGGCGATGAGGTTCGCCACGCCGTGCATCATGAAGTCGAAGTTGTCGGTGCCCACCACCGGCACGTCCACTTGCGTGAAGGGTCCCAGGCCCGCCACCGGCTTCAGGGCCTGATCCACCAGCGGCACCAGCGCGGGCCGGCCGTTCGTGTAGAAGCCGGTGATGCGCCCGCAGCCGATGTCCACCGACAGCGCCAGGGTGTGCCGATCCAACTCCGCCGCGTGCGTGCGCGCATAGCCGGCCGAGCCGTACATGCCCTGCTCCTCGCCGTTCCACAGCGCGAAGCGCAGGGTGCGCGCGGGCTTCAAGCCCAGGCGCTGCATCTGCCGGGCGAGATCGATCAGCATCGAGACGTTGGCGCCGTTGTCCAGCGCGCCGCCGCCCAGGTCCCAGCTGTCCAGGTGGGCCCCCAGCACGACGACCTCGTCGGGATGCGTGGTGCCGCGAATCTCTCCGATGACGTTGCGTGCCTCGTAGGGGCCGCCCGTTCGCAGGTCCAGCGCCGCGGTGAGGTTCAGCACCTTGCCGGTGCGCAAGAGCCGCAGCGCGCGCTTCGCGCCGTCGCGCTCCATCACCATCATGGGGCGGGTGTTCCTGGGGCCCACGGAGACGCTGTGCCGGTAGAGCTGGTTGCCCGGACGGCTGCCCATGTAGACGATGCCGGCCACGCCCGCGGCGAACGCGCGGGACTCGATGCCATCCGCCATGTCGTACTCACGGAAGAGCCCGTCGACGTCCTTGAGCTCGTCCGTCTCCACCAGCAGGAATGCGGCCCGTGCCTTCGTGCCCAGGCGCTTGAAGTCCGCCTCGGTGCCTCGGCCCACGTCCAACAGCGGCGCGGTGAGGCCTCCCTTGGGCGTGGCGGTGGAGAAGGGCATCGCGGCCACGCGTGGGGCGAAGCGCACGTCCTGGCCCTGCACGGACGCGGTGGCGGCGCGCTCCAGCCACAGCGCCGGCATGCGGAAGGGCTCCGCGCGCGCCGTCACGCCCGCGGCGCGGAAGCGCTCCAACGCCCATGACACGGAGCGCTGGTTGGCTTCGGAGCCCGTGGCCCTCCCGCCCACTTCATCCACCAGCGAGCGCAGGTCCTCGAGCATGGGCGTTGCCCCCAGCACGCTCCCCATGAGCAGCGCGGCCTCGCGCTCGCGCACGGAAGGCGGTGCCTCCTCGGCCCTGGAGGGAACCGGGAGGGCCAGGGCGAGGGACAGCGCCGCAAGGCGGATGAATGGACGGGAAGGGGACATGCGGAGGGCACCGGGGAAGAGGATGGCGCAAGCATCCCCACCCCGGCCGCTCCCCGGCAAGCACGAGTCCCGCCAAGGCTTCAGCGCATCTTGAGCACCACCCGGAAGCGGGCCTTGTTGCTCATCATCCGCTCGTAGGCCTCCGCGGCGCGGTCCAGGGGGAACACCTCGTTGCGCGAGCGCACGCCCGCGAGCGCGCTGAAGGCCATGGCCTCCTGCGAGTCCTGGGGCACGCCGCTGGGCCAGCCCTGGATGCGCGTGCGCTTCGTGATCAGGGACAGGCTGTTGACGGGGATGGGCTCCGAGCCCGCGCCCAGCAGCAGCAGGGTGCCGTTGCGTCCCAGGCCTCCGACCAGCTCGCCCGCGAGGCTGCTGCTCGAAGCGGTCATCATGATGACGCGCGCGCCCCCCATCTTCTGGAGGGCCTCCGCGGCAGGGCCCTTCTCCGTGTCGATGTATTCGTGCGCGCCCAGCTCCATCGCCAGGGCCTTCTTGTCCGCGCCGCGCGAGATGGCGGCGGTCCGGTAGCCGAACTTGCTGGCGTATTGGACGGC comes from the Corallococcus exiguus genome and includes:
- a CDS encoding M28 family metallopeptidase, which produces MREREAALLMGSVLGATPMLEDLRSLVDEVGGRATGSEANQRSVSWALERFRAAGVTARAEPFRMPALWLERAATASVQGQDVRFAPRVAAMPFSTATPKGGLTAPLLDVGRGTEADFKRLGTKARAAFLLVETDELKDVDGLFREYDMADGIESRAFAAGVAGIVYMGSRPGNQLYRHSVSVGPRNTRPMMVMERDGAKRALRLLRTGKVLNLTAALDLRTGGPYEARNVIGEIRGTTHPDEVVVLGAHLDSWDLGGGALDNGANVSMLIDLARQMQRLGLKPARTLRFALWNGEEQGMYGSAGYARTHAAELDRHTLALSVDIGCGRITGFYTNGRPALVPLVDQALKPVAGLGPFTQVDVPVVGTDNFDFMMHGVANLIANQEPATYGPNYHARSDEFDQCDARTLRANAAVVGALAWGFATMEEKLPRQSRAEVEALVRDTDLGQQMKSFNVWEEWTAGTRGHPLEGKPAPAPR